The following proteins are encoded in a genomic region of Hoeflea phototrophica DFL-43:
- a CDS encoding carbohydrate ABC transporter permease, with amino-acid sequence MFHDSPADLGHKVKWFSGRFAVYSVLILWAIICLFPIYWTITTSFKMAPDVMRGNLIPFWDFQPKWLGWKSLGLSPDTINAESTVREEFLKRFYNSVITSLSASALAVFLGSLAAYGLSRFSYRFGFMRNSDISFFFLSQLILPPVVLALPFLVLYKSLALLDTRIGLILLYTLTVLPIVIWIMRDQFAGIPKELEEAALVDGLSIWGAFATIVMPIALPGMVAAFILSLVLTWNEYFFAALLTSTHANTLPVMVASQTGSQGISWWSMAALSFAAILPLIAIGILLERYIIKGMAAGAVK; translated from the coding sequence ATATTCCACGACAGCCCGGCCGACCTTGGCCACAAGGTCAAATGGTTCTCCGGCCGCTTTGCGGTTTACAGCGTGCTGATCCTCTGGGCGATCATCTGCCTGTTTCCGATCTACTGGACCATCACCACCTCGTTCAAGATGGCGCCTGACGTGATGCGCGGAAACCTGATCCCGTTCTGGGATTTCCAGCCCAAATGGCTGGGCTGGAAATCGCTCGGCCTGTCACCCGACACGATCAATGCCGAATCCACGGTGCGTGAGGAGTTCCTCAAGCGCTTCTACAATTCGGTGATCACCTCGCTCTCGGCCTCCGCACTTGCAGTCTTTCTTGGCTCGCTTGCAGCCTACGGCCTGTCGAGGTTTTCCTACCGCTTCGGCTTCATGCGCAACTCCGACATCTCGTTCTTCTTTTTGAGCCAGCTGATCCTGCCGCCGGTGGTTCTGGCGCTGCCATTCCTTGTGCTCTACAAATCACTGGCGCTGCTCGACACCCGCATCGGGCTGATCCTGCTCTACACGCTCACCGTGCTGCCGATCGTGATCTGGATCATGCGTGATCAGTTCGCCGGCATTCCCAAGGAGCTTGAAGAGGCGGCCCTGGTTGATGGATTGTCAATCTGGGGCGCTTTCGCCACCATCGTCATGCCGATTGCGCTTCCGGGAATGGTCGCGGCCTTCATCCTGTCGCTGGTGCTGACCTGGAACGAATATTTCTTCGCAGCCCTGCTGACCTCGACCCACGCCAACACCCTGCCGGTGATGGTGGCCAGTCAGACCGGCAGCCAGGGCATCAGCTGGTGGTCCATGGCAGCCCTGTCGTTTGCCGCGATCTTGCCGCTTATCGCCATCGGCATCCTGCTCGAGCGCTACATCATCAAGGGCATGGCCGCCGGTGCGGTGAAGTAG
- a CDS encoding carbohydrate ABC transporter permease: MAEQGDFLHVVTTDNLTDRRIALGRAMIWGSAGFLAVVALVQTLQETGYADFGFSTWRPTLYAYVLWAICLCWGQVLIRGERGKRVLFVLPAALFVISMVVFPLLFGLVIAFSDWNLSSPTGRTFNGLDNIRQMWTDDFYWNAMANMVRYTLAIIVEYAIAFGLALLLNSQIHARKFFRVAFLMPLMLSPVAVSWMIGKSMMEIRFGPIARLARELGWASPSFFGSPEMARFTIMVMDAWTYIPFMMIMILAGLQAIPRDIQEAAKVDGARSWRGFWEVTFPLMLPVSITVILIRIIFKLKLADIIINVTAGGPGGATDSVTSFIFREYRDRSNVGYGTLLAMVYLVLIVIAITIVMKLTDRWARPRY, from the coding sequence TTGGCTGAGCAGGGCGATTTCCTTCACGTTGTCACAACCGACAATCTCACCGATCGCAGGATTGCGCTCGGCCGTGCCATGATTTGGGGGTCGGCGGGCTTCCTGGCCGTGGTCGCACTCGTGCAGACCCTTCAGGAAACCGGATATGCCGACTTCGGCTTCTCCACCTGGCGGCCGACGCTCTATGCCTATGTGCTCTGGGCGATCTGCCTGTGCTGGGGCCAGGTGCTGATCCGCGGCGAACGCGGAAAGCGCGTGCTTTTCGTTCTGCCCGCGGCACTGTTCGTGATCTCGATGGTGGTGTTTCCGCTGCTGTTCGGGCTGGTAATCGCCTTCTCAGACTGGAACCTGTCATCGCCGACGGGCCGGACGTTCAACGGTCTCGACAACATCCGCCAGATGTGGACCGATGATTTCTACTGGAATGCAATGGCCAACATGGTGCGCTACACGCTGGCGATCATCGTTGAATATGCCATCGCCTTCGGGCTTGCACTTCTGCTCAACTCGCAGATCCACGCCCGCAAATTCTTCCGTGTCGCCTTCCTGATGCCGCTGATGCTCTCGCCGGTGGCGGTGAGCTGGATGATCGGCAAATCGATGATGGAGATCCGCTTCGGCCCGATTGCCCGGCTTGCGCGCGAACTGGGTTGGGCCTCGCCCTCCTTCTTCGGCTCGCCGGAGATGGCGCGCTTCACCATCATGGTGATGGATGCCTGGACCTACATTCCCTTCATGATGATCATGATTCTGGCCGGACTTCAGGCGATCCCCAGGGACATCCAGGAAGCGGCGAAGGTGGATGGGGCGAGATCCTGGCGTGGGTTCTGGGAAGTCACTTTCCCGCTGATGCTGCCGGTCTCGATAACCGTGATCCTGATCCGCATCATCTTCAAACTCAAACTTGCCGACATCATTATCAATGTCACTGCAGGCGGTCCCGGCGGCGCCACCGACAGTGTCACCAGCTTCATTTTCCGGGAATACCGCGACCGCTCCAATGTCGGTTACGGAACGCTGTTGGCGATGGTCTATCTGGTGCTGATCGTGATTGCGATCACCATCGTGATGAAACTCACTGACCGCTGGGCGCGGCCGCGCTATTGA